One Sulfoacidibacillus ferrooxidans DNA window includes the following coding sequences:
- a CDS encoding NAD-dependent protein deacylase produces MEEGIKQLRDILDQSRRIAVLSGAGMSTESGIPDFRSENGLWKDPHVVAMMTEEYLHGHPEEFWLAFKRVFMNEQYRAAKPNIGHESLAALERAGKEVVIFTQNVDGLHQAAGSKQVHELHGSIHFAQCPRGHRRYGIQYILENAIPRCDYVEQNGDMCDAVLEPDVVLFGQMVKGFEEAFYGIVRSDVLLVLGTSLTVDPVASLPQYIIKGHHQLVVVNLDETYIDEKADLTIHAKVGATLSAALKMR; encoded by the coding sequence ATGGAAGAAGGAATCAAGCAGTTACGGGATATTTTGGATCAAAGTCGGCGTATTGCTGTTCTTTCTGGAGCAGGGATGAGCACAGAGTCAGGAATACCGGATTTTCGATCGGAAAACGGATTGTGGAAAGATCCCCATGTGGTTGCGATGATGACTGAAGAATATTTGCATGGGCATCCAGAGGAATTTTGGCTGGCATTTAAGCGAGTTTTTATGAATGAACAATATCGTGCAGCAAAACCAAATATCGGTCATGAGTCTTTAGCGGCACTTGAAAGAGCGGGTAAAGAAGTAGTGATATTTACACAAAACGTAGATGGACTCCATCAGGCTGCAGGGAGCAAGCAAGTGCATGAGCTACACGGTAGTATTCATTTTGCACAATGTCCACGCGGCCATCGCAGATATGGCATACAATATATACTCGAAAACGCCATTCCTCGATGTGACTATGTAGAACAAAATGGCGATATGTGTGATGCAGTACTTGAACCGGATGTCGTTTTATTTGGCCAAATGGTTAAGGGATTTGAGGAGGCATTTTACGGTATTGTACGTTCTGATGTATTGCTGGTTCTAGGTACATCTTTAACAGTAGATCCGGTGGCGAGTTTACCACAATATATCATTAAAGGACATCATCAGTTAGTGGTCGTTAATTTGGATGAAACATATATTGATGAGAAAGCAGATCTCACCATTCATGCTAAAGTAGGAGCAACGCTTTCGGCAGCACTAAAAATGAGGTGA
- a CDS encoding GNAT family N-acetyltransferase has product MQPIILRDGRVAELRMAKDVEADRVLIRDLSSRVSAESLYFRFMHVVKEVREDLITAMIGDGGPNSLGLLCMAGEELIAIGNYVRVDAGTTAEVAFLVDDKIQQKGIGTLLLEYLAESAWNHGIQQFEAYVLRDNTPMLNVFRASGYELMSTYESDTIHLHLSLSHTEKLRTLRAMRDKRATVASLKPFFEPNSIAVIGASKDPTHLGHVLLRNILQSDYRGTVYPVNPTATSVSAVRAYKSVLSVPETVDLAMIAVPAAQVNAVVDDCLRAEVGAIIIVASGFSDRDPEGSMLEKEIFRKIRGAGRRMIGPSSLGLLHLTEEVHMNASFSPVLPISGSIAIASHSGALGIAVLEYASRIGVGVSSFVSLGNRVDVSGNDLLQYWEDDAATKIIVLYLESFGNPRKFWSITRRIARQKPIIVVKSARTASAFSLSKTRQSTLAAPDTAVDALFRQAGIIRVNTLLELFDAAAILSYAPLPRGRRVAVVTNTAGGAVITVDTIIREGLEFVGPVINLGFEALAQSYRDVLPQVLRDDSVDAVMVIFTPVSATDQEGVMKAIAQAVEEVQQDYEKQGHTHEVKPIVANFLTPGDDFVHYICAGTLRIPVYPFPEHAVRALAKVADYASFCRTEPGDLPVFEDIDSDQIRSLVRQNLQPELALLPREQAEQLLSILGVATAKKQHTDIRTMWLEMKVDSLFGPLITLYAFHDYELSSEDVPQIKSGTRMMPLTDLDAREMVEAVLSHVQLQLVSARALMGILLRLSVLIESAPEIFSVICRRIEFDQEKAYLVDFEIFVQAVPSL; this is encoded by the coding sequence ATGCAGCCGATCATACTTCGCGACGGGCGTGTTGCTGAGTTGCGAATGGCTAAAGATGTGGAAGCCGATCGCGTGCTTATACGGGATTTGAGCTCACGCGTATCTGCAGAAAGTCTTTACTTTCGTTTTATGCATGTGGTCAAAGAAGTGCGCGAGGATCTCATCACAGCTATGATTGGCGATGGCGGTCCAAACTCGCTAGGCCTGCTCTGTATGGCTGGAGAAGAACTGATCGCCATCGGCAATTATGTTCGAGTCGATGCAGGAACTACAGCGGAAGTGGCTTTCTTAGTCGACGATAAGATACAGCAAAAGGGTATCGGCACATTGTTACTTGAATATCTTGCAGAATCAGCGTGGAATCACGGTATTCAACAGTTTGAAGCGTATGTTCTGCGAGATAATACCCCAATGCTCAATGTCTTTCGAGCAAGTGGATACGAGCTTATGAGTACATATGAATCCGATACCATCCATTTACACCTTTCGTTATCTCACACTGAAAAGCTCCGCACCTTGCGAGCGATGCGCGATAAACGCGCTACTGTGGCCTCATTAAAACCATTTTTTGAACCCAATAGCATTGCAGTGATTGGAGCATCGAAAGATCCTACTCATTTGGGCCATGTATTATTGCGCAATATTTTACAAAGTGACTATAGAGGAACCGTATATCCAGTTAATCCGACGGCAACATCAGTATCAGCGGTTCGAGCGTATAAAAGTGTATTGTCGGTACCGGAGACAGTTGACCTTGCAATGATAGCCGTACCTGCTGCACAAGTAAACGCTGTTGTCGATGATTGTTTACGTGCAGAAGTGGGCGCCATTATTATCGTGGCATCCGGTTTTTCCGATCGCGATCCAGAAGGTAGCATGCTTGAGAAAGAGATCTTTCGCAAGATTCGCGGTGCGGGTAGGCGAATGATAGGACCAAGTAGTTTGGGATTATTGCATTTGACTGAAGAGGTGCATATGAATGCTAGCTTTTCGCCCGTACTTCCGATTAGCGGAAGCATTGCTATCGCAAGTCATTCAGGTGCACTAGGGATTGCCGTGCTGGAGTACGCTAGTCGCATTGGCGTAGGGGTGTCTAGCTTTGTAAGTCTTGGCAATCGTGTAGATGTGTCAGGTAATGATTTACTGCAGTATTGGGAAGATGATGCAGCTACAAAAATTATTGTTCTTTACCTAGAGTCATTTGGCAATCCTCGCAAGTTTTGGAGCATCACGCGGCGCATTGCACGTCAAAAACCGATCATTGTGGTAAAGAGTGCACGTACCGCCAGTGCATTTTCACTTTCTAAGACGCGCCAAAGCACGCTTGCAGCGCCTGATACGGCTGTGGATGCTCTGTTTCGGCAAGCAGGAATTATTCGAGTGAATACTTTACTAGAACTATTTGATGCAGCAGCCATCCTCAGCTATGCACCTTTACCGCGCGGAAGACGGGTAGCGGTGGTCACCAATACAGCAGGTGGTGCGGTCATCACTGTGGACACAATTATTCGTGAAGGATTGGAGTTTGTAGGGCCAGTCATTAACTTGGGGTTCGAGGCGCTTGCACAAAGTTATCGGGATGTGTTGCCGCAAGTATTGCGCGATGACTCAGTCGATGCTGTCATGGTGATCTTTACACCAGTGAGTGCCACCGACCAAGAAGGGGTCATGAAAGCCATTGCACAAGCGGTCGAAGAGGTACAGCAGGACTATGAAAAGCAGGGTCACACTCATGAAGTAAAGCCCATTGTTGCAAACTTTTTAACTCCTGGTGATGATTTTGTGCATTATATTTGTGCAGGAACGCTTCGTATTCCTGTGTATCCATTTCCAGAGCATGCTGTACGCGCTTTAGCAAAAGTTGCTGATTACGCTTCATTTTGTCGCACGGAGCCTGGTGATTTGCCCGTATTTGAAGACATTGATAGTGATCAAATACGTAGTTTAGTACGTCAAAATTTACAACCAGAACTAGCGTTGCTACCTCGTGAACAGGCGGAACAATTGTTGTCGATCCTGGGCGTTGCAACTGCAAAAAAACAACATACGGACATTCGGACAATGTGGCTTGAAATGAAAGTTGACTCGCTGTTTGGACCGCTCATTACTTTATATGCTTTTCACGATTATGAGTTGAGCAGTGAAGATGTACCACAAATCAAATCTGGAACGCGCATGATGCCTCTTACAGATTTGGATGCACGCGAGATGGTAGAAGCTGTATTGAGTCATGTTCAACTTCAATTAGTAAGTGCTCGTGCATTAATGGGTATTTTGCTACGGCTCTCTGTGCTCATCGAATCAGCTCCGGAGATATTCTCTGTGATTTGCAGAAGAATTGAATTTGATCAAGAGAAAGCATACTTAGTTGACTTCGAGATTTTTGTCCAGGCTGTGCCTTCGCTTTAG
- a CDS encoding methyl-accepting chemotaxis protein, which produces MNKTTSLTTYLLRTITLAVVGALILVSIFLLANHIVGSEAITFSLEIVIGAVLIGSAISLMNYRRFLAPIPLLISQVEELGRGNFSTRLDTTKSGELKSIAYSLNQTIETLTVLIGHAFTTSDQVVATADHLNIAMAESAQATKQISTSMYTMQENTKEQFSHVHSAKKAVDALTDGVKAVQDYAKQTAEAATAASHSAHHGEGVIQEAISHMATIHETIEQLSHSIENLGTLSFEIGTITNVITEISRQTNLLALNAAIEAARAGENGRGFSVVAVEVRKLAEQSAESARQISKLISDIQNDTTATILAAKRGTEKVDTGIDAVKEAGFAFATITTAVLQAAVQIEEVFKQTNALSMLTDEVVHITDVINGIQRDASENAQRSALATEEQLHALGEIATTSANLVLMGEELRGAFAQFSL; this is translated from the coding sequence ATGAACAAAACAACTTCGTTAACTACCTATCTACTGCGCACGATCACATTAGCGGTAGTAGGAGCACTTATTTTAGTATCGATCTTTTTATTAGCAAACCATATCGTAGGCAGCGAAGCCATAACTTTTAGCTTAGAGATCGTCATCGGTGCTGTACTGATTGGATCCGCCATTAGCTTGATGAACTACCGCAGATTTTTAGCCCCTATTCCCCTTCTGATATCACAAGTAGAAGAACTGGGTCGAGGTAACTTTTCAACGCGACTTGACACGACTAAGAGTGGAGAACTAAAATCCATCGCCTATTCGCTCAATCAAACCATTGAAACACTTACTGTATTGATTGGACATGCTTTTACAACCTCCGATCAAGTTGTTGCCACTGCAGATCACTTGAATATAGCCATGGCTGAATCCGCACAAGCGACAAAGCAGATCTCTACTTCCATGTACACGATGCAAGAAAATACAAAAGAACAATTTTCACATGTCCACTCGGCAAAAAAGGCAGTTGATGCGCTAACAGACGGTGTTAAAGCCGTTCAAGATTATGCAAAACAAACTGCAGAAGCAGCCACTGCCGCTTCACATAGCGCACATCACGGTGAGGGCGTTATACAAGAAGCAATCTCGCATATGGCCACCATTCACGAAACGATTGAACAATTATCTCATTCAATCGAAAACTTAGGAACTCTATCTTTTGAAATAGGAACAATCACCAATGTAATCACGGAGATTTCTAGACAAACGAACCTACTTGCACTTAATGCAGCCATCGAGGCCGCACGGGCAGGAGAGAATGGACGAGGATTCTCTGTCGTGGCTGTAGAGGTTCGAAAATTAGCAGAACAATCCGCTGAATCAGCTCGGCAGATCAGTAAGCTCATCTCAGATATCCAAAATGATACCACAGCGACCATTCTTGCAGCCAAACGCGGTACAGAAAAAGTAGATACAGGAATTGATGCTGTGAAAGAAGCAGGATTTGCATTTGCAACCATTACAACGGCTGTTTTACAAGCTGCCGTACAAATTGAAGAAGTGTTTAAGCAAACAAATGCGCTTTCGATGCTTACAGATGAAGTCGTACATATAACTGATGTGATCAACGGTATTCAAAGAGATGCATCAGAAAATGCCCAACGCTCTGCACTCGCAACAGAAGAACAATTACACGCCTTAGGAGAAATCGCAACGACTTCTGCCAATCTTGTGTTAATGGGCGAAGAGTTACGTGGAGCCTTTGCCCAGTTTTCGTTATAA
- a CDS encoding GGDEF domain-containing protein: MYKGRVSFPLFWIIWVSFILISALSIAISTWMNMRNTEAMFINNTYSRTLDRIEFSAERWTVLPHTEYNFRKLTLPLHFLDGTLINNTQESLPLDYAIVSTKTHKINYQTVSQAVGHKIYSPNYALFKRKKSGFIEVYTPLFKTQSFLVWDHINAHQLWVVNTSVTGLQLIIQQSVIHNGIVIALYTFSLVTILSFFFSQRATTLLYQLLSISKFASKEKQEVRKKRTWIKEFDDISRLMWEHQTLVKHLTERDALTGAYNRYALERTMEQHFSLLKDIPTVFVLFDLDHFKELNDTQGHQKGDEALQALTQYLTKLLSDKDVIARLGGDEFVLLLFHTEWSPALERKLVTWVHHSPLASYHLKISMGIVELPSEAEDFPAVYRLADQRLYAAKRAGRNMLTPPHDAPMVSFTSKTHHQDA; encoded by the coding sequence GTGTATAAAGGACGCGTCAGTTTTCCCTTGTTTTGGATTATATGGGTTTCGTTTATTTTAATATCAGCTCTCTCTATTGCCATATCTACCTGGATGAATATGCGTAATACAGAAGCCATGTTTATCAATAACACGTACTCCCGTACCCTAGATAGGATCGAATTTAGTGCTGAACGATGGACCGTATTACCACATACAGAATATAATTTTCGCAAACTTACGCTTCCTCTTCACTTCCTAGATGGCACCCTTATCAACAATACACAAGAGTCGCTACCACTCGACTACGCCATTGTATCTACAAAAACCCACAAGATAAACTACCAGACTGTTTCACAAGCGGTTGGCCATAAAATTTACTCGCCAAATTATGCGCTATTTAAACGAAAGAAAAGTGGTTTCATAGAAGTATATACACCCCTTTTTAAAACCCAGTCCTTTTTAGTTTGGGATCATATCAATGCACATCAATTGTGGGTCGTCAATACTTCAGTTACAGGCTTACAACTCATTATTCAACAAAGTGTGATTCACAATGGAATCGTCATTGCACTATACACGTTTTCTCTTGTCACCATTCTCTCTTTCTTTTTTAGTCAACGGGCAACCACTCTTTTATATCAACTTCTCTCCATCTCAAAGTTTGCATCTAAAGAAAAACAAGAGGTTCGAAAAAAACGCACATGGATCAAAGAGTTTGACGACATTAGTCGTCTTATGTGGGAACATCAAACATTAGTTAAGCATCTTACGGAACGGGACGCATTGACTGGTGCATATAACCGCTATGCATTAGAGCGTACGATGGAACAACATTTTTCTTTACTTAAAGACATACCCACTGTTTTTGTTCTTTTTGATCTCGACCATTTTAAGGAACTCAATGACACTCAGGGCCACCAAAAAGGGGATGAAGCTTTACAAGCACTCACCCAATATCTAACTAAACTACTCTCTGATAAAGACGTTATTGCACGACTTGGCGGCGATGAGTTTGTCTTGCTTTTATTCCACACTGAGTGGTCACCTGCACTTGAACGAAAACTAGTCACGTGGGTCCACCACTCCCCACTTGCATCGTATCACTTGAAAATATCGATGGGTATCGTCGAATTGCCAAGTGAGGCCGAAGATTTTCCTGCTGTATATCGACTTGCTGATCAGCGATTATACGCTGCAAAACGCGCAGGACGTAACATGTTGACTCCACCGCACGATGCCCCGATGGTCTCTTTTACATCAAAGACTCATCATCAAGACGCCTAA
- a CDS encoding YojF family protein, with the protein MEAIQREAIQHVLDQWKDKPLYLHLETTNGAYAAHRAESSMAVCAYIRNGKISYERGSITGSGPYRVGLKMSDGWIYAEGLTDWELDLQGRLLIAGNDSEGRLAVALELSETPFPL; encoded by the coding sequence ATGGAAGCCATTCAACGCGAAGCGATACAACATGTATTAGATCAGTGGAAAGACAAGCCATTGTACTTGCACCTAGAAACGACAAACGGCGCCTATGCAGCCCATCGTGCCGAATCTTCGATGGCAGTATGCGCTTATATTCGAAACGGGAAGATCAGTTATGAGCGTGGATCAATCACTGGTTCTGGCCCCTATCGCGTCGGCCTAAAAATGAGTGATGGATGGATTTATGCTGAGGGATTAACCGATTGGGAACTCGATCTTCAAGGTCGCCTTCTGATCGCTGGAAACGACAGCGAAGGTCGCCTTGCAGTCGCACTAGAGCTGAGCGAAACACCTTTTCCCTTATAG
- a CDS encoding DUF5684 domain-containing protein: MFIEHAYYQSAVPSTVYVLLYLYTSTVSFILFRKAQVELAWFAYIPFLSLIPLLWTIGKSGWNILWTFIPIVNIIFYLLWTSRFLRVFGMNPWVLLLFFIPTIGPLIFLVILSVMAFSPAYYYSSQRITWTSSYRR; the protein is encoded by the coding sequence ATGTTTATTGAGCACGCGTATTATCAATCAGCAGTGCCAAGTACGGTGTATGTGCTATTGTATCTTTATACCAGTACTGTGAGTTTTATTTTATTTCGTAAGGCACAAGTTGAACTTGCGTGGTTTGCCTACATTCCTTTTCTTTCCTTGATCCCACTGCTATGGACGATTGGAAAGAGTGGGTGGAATATCTTATGGACATTTATTCCTATCGTTAATATCATATTTTATTTACTATGGACCTCACGATTTTTACGAGTATTTGGCATGAATCCATGGGTCTTGCTATTATTCTTTATTCCCACCATCGGTCCATTGATTTTTCTTGTCATTTTGTCTGTAATGGCCTTTTCTCCTGCTTATTATTACAGTTCGCAACGGATCACTTGGACATCTTCCTATCGCAGGTAG
- a CDS encoding substrate-binding domain-containing protein, whose product MMLVNHIRSLRMKKGLSQADLAEQIGVTRQAIGSIEACTVVPSTTIALRLARVFHLRVEDLFEEPKDELLTIAKVDATDALWQPGDRVILTGIGSTLTAHQATVLEGYRILPLPASGIVVECIDAEHVRIERAPLPSAEQTLVIAGCDIGLGLLAQHVERKHHSTQAMWYNADNRQALHKLQVGLAHMAAVHYPTGQPDLHPQVATFPALQRVRFATWRIGFVVARGNPYPFKSVEDLSSGRLRLVNRPQGAGVRTTLDSLLRAHHIPTSAVNGYTREVTGHLQVVDAIATGTADVGITIESAAAVAKLDFIPIHEEQCDLLFPQTSSDEGIDRILSLLHSDSFRWDLTRFGPYDIDHTGELISSTK is encoded by the coding sequence ATGATGCTCGTGAACCACATCCGCTCCTTACGAATGAAAAAAGGACTTTCACAAGCTGATCTCGCAGAACAGATCGGCGTGACAAGACAGGCGATTGGCAGCATTGAGGCGTGTACCGTCGTGCCAAGCACCACGATTGCCCTTCGTCTCGCGCGCGTTTTTCATCTGCGCGTGGAGGATTTGTTTGAAGAGCCAAAAGATGAACTACTCACTATTGCAAAAGTAGATGCTACTGACGCTCTTTGGCAACCAGGTGATCGCGTCATCTTAACAGGTATTGGCTCCACTCTCACTGCGCATCAAGCGACTGTTTTAGAAGGGTATAGAATTCTTCCACTCCCTGCATCAGGTATCGTAGTGGAGTGCATCGATGCAGAGCATGTCCGTATAGAACGAGCTCCGCTTCCATCTGCCGAACAAACGCTAGTCATTGCAGGATGCGATATTGGACTGGGATTACTTGCACAACATGTCGAGCGCAAGCACCACAGTACACAAGCGATGTGGTATAACGCAGACAATCGACAGGCACTCCATAAATTACAAGTAGGACTTGCACATATGGCGGCTGTCCATTACCCAACTGGTCAACCCGATTTGCACCCACAAGTAGCTACCTTTCCTGCATTACAACGTGTGCGCTTTGCTACATGGCGCATTGGCTTTGTCGTTGCTCGTGGCAATCCTTATCCATTCAAAAGTGTGGAAGATCTATCATCAGGTCGATTGCGGCTTGTCAACCGCCCACAAGGCGCCGGTGTCCGAACCACACTAGATTCATTACTTAGAGCGCACCATATTCCTACGAGCGCAGTCAATGGATATACACGTGAAGTAACTGGCCATTTACAGGTAGTCGATGCAATTGCAACCGGAACGGCCGATGTGGGTATTACCATTGAAAGTGCTGCAGCCGTCGCTAAACTTGACTTCATTCCTATTCACGAAGAGCAATGTGATCTGCTCTTCCCACAGACATCTTCAGACGAAGGCATCGATAGAATCCTATCCCTTTTGCACTCTGACTCTTTTCGGTGGGATCTAACACGCTTTGGTCCATATGATATAGACCATACCGGAGAACTAATTTCATCTACAAAATAA
- a CDS encoding extracellular solute-binding protein: MKATTHFTKRTTAVWSTALTSVALTTILSGCGTQPASTAVPAAKPSTQSSTNLGTANVAYAGSLQLVNDTELGPQFTRATGIPYEGRGGGSFGIAHLITSGQITPNVFESVGIAPIQLLQPHLSTYAIGFASSPLVIAYSPTSPYASTFKAIATGEKPLSTLFTLMESKNFHLGRTNPNTDPQGQAFVMMMELAQTYYHFPHGTAQKILGGVNNPSQIFSEESILSRLQAGQLDASSAFLSEAVQRHLPYITLPSAINFGDPTEQSVYATAHLHLSDGKTVTGAPLELYVTSVQGTPNTKAGVAFISYLLSKNGLDLYEKNGYQLTPPVIYGNRNAIPASILHVLTNE; encoded by the coding sequence ATGAAAGCAACCACTCATTTTACAAAACGCACCACAGCCGTATGGTCCACTGCTCTAACCAGCGTTGCTCTTACAACGATTCTATCAGGGTGCGGAACACAACCTGCTTCGACAGCGGTACCCGCAGCAAAACCCTCCACACAGAGTTCCACAAACCTTGGAACTGCCAATGTAGCATACGCAGGATCATTACAACTAGTCAATGACACCGAACTTGGCCCACAATTTACACGTGCAACAGGTATACCCTACGAGGGACGCGGAGGTGGATCTTTTGGTATCGCGCACCTCATTACCAGCGGACAAATTACTCCAAATGTGTTTGAAAGTGTTGGGATTGCACCTATACAACTTTTGCAACCGCATTTATCTACTTATGCGATCGGTTTTGCAAGCTCGCCACTCGTCATTGCTTATTCACCAACTAGTCCCTATGCAAGCACCTTTAAGGCCATCGCTACAGGCGAAAAACCACTTTCCACACTTTTTACTTTAATGGAATCTAAAAATTTTCATTTAGGTCGCACAAATCCTAATACAGACCCGCAAGGCCAAGCGTTTGTCATGATGATGGAATTAGCACAAACATACTATCACTTTCCACATGGTACGGCGCAAAAGATTCTCGGAGGAGTCAATAATCCGTCTCAGATTTTTTCTGAAGAATCGATTCTCTCCCGTTTACAAGCGGGTCAATTAGATGCTTCAAGTGCCTTTTTATCAGAAGCCGTGCAACGCCACCTTCCTTATATCACGTTACCTTCTGCCATTAACTTTGGCGATCCAACAGAACAATCGGTGTATGCGACTGCTCATCTTCATCTCAGTGACGGCAAGACTGTGACGGGCGCACCACTCGAACTCTATGTCACATCTGTGCAAGGAACGCCTAATACGAAAGCTGGAGTTGCATTCATTTCTTATTTGTTATCTAAAAACGGATTAGATCTTTACGAAAAAAATGGGTACCAGTTAACTCCACCTGTGATCTATGGCAATCGAAACGCCATTCCAGCTTCGATTTTGCACGTGTTAACAAACGAGTAA
- a CDS encoding aldo/keto reductase: MLYRTLGKTNLSISEVSFGTWAIGGSWGQVDERTALSGLARAMDAGVNFFDTADVYGDGRAERLLAQATKGREDSVFIATKFCRQGDINDPSTYSLAQVRAYCEASLSRLQRDAIDLYQIHCPPHEIIQQGDVFTVLDQLKQEGKIRNYGVSVETVEEGLSAMNYPGVAALQVIFNLFRQKPVQALFPRALERNVGILVRLPLASGLLTGKFTANAVFEPDDHRHFNQDGQAFNVGETFAGLPFAKGVELAEKLRFIAQGRHTMARASMRWILDHPAVTCVIPGFKTPQQVDDNLGTLDVPSFTKEELATLQQFYETEVHPFIRGVY, encoded by the coding sequence GTGTTATATCGCACCTTAGGTAAGACAAACCTATCGATTAGTGAAGTGAGTTTTGGAACGTGGGCCATTGGCGGATCTTGGGGACAGGTAGATGAGCGTACCGCGTTATCAGGTCTGGCACGAGCGATGGATGCAGGAGTGAACTTTTTTGATACTGCAGATGTATACGGTGACGGACGTGCCGAGCGACTACTTGCACAAGCGACTAAAGGCCGTGAAGATTCCGTCTTTATTGCCACTAAATTTTGCCGTCAAGGAGACATTAACGATCCGTCAACCTATAGTCTCGCACAAGTCCGCGCTTATTGTGAGGCAAGCCTTTCACGGTTGCAGCGAGATGCAATTGATTTATACCAAATCCATTGCCCACCGCACGAGATCATCCAGCAAGGCGATGTATTTACTGTATTAGATCAGTTAAAGCAGGAAGGGAAAATCCGCAACTACGGCGTGAGTGTGGAGACCGTAGAAGAGGGTTTAAGTGCTATGAACTATCCAGGAGTTGCCGCGCTACAGGTGATTTTTAATTTATTTCGGCAAAAACCAGTACAGGCATTGTTTCCTCGCGCTCTAGAAAGAAATGTTGGCATACTTGTGCGTCTACCACTTGCTAGCGGTCTATTGACAGGCAAATTCACAGCAAACGCTGTGTTCGAACCAGATGACCATCGCCATTTCAATCAAGATGGTCAAGCATTTAATGTAGGTGAAACATTTGCAGGGCTCCCTTTTGCAAAAGGCGTCGAACTTGCTGAAAAGTTGCGTTTCATTGCGCAAGGAAGACATACAATGGCGCGCGCATCCATGCGTTGGATTCTCGATCATCCAGCAGTTACTTGCGTGATTCCTGGCTTTAAAACACCCCAACAAGTCGATGATAACTTAGGCACACTCGATGTCCCGTCATTTACTAAAGAAGAACTCGCCACACTACAACAATTTTACGAAACAGAAGTTCATCCCTTTATCCGCGGTGTGTATTAA
- the bshB2 gene encoding bacillithiol biosynthesis deacetylase BshB2 has product MEHMLVVFPHPDDETFGKAGTIARYTKAGTKVTLICGTLGQLGRNMGKPFFANRETLPTIREKELRDACRVLGIEDLRLLGLRDKTVEFEDPEKIADQIEAVIREVHPTIVMTYYPEHGVHPDHDGLSAATVIAVKRIPPEQRPVIYGSAVTNHAEEFLGKPDIVNDITDVLDIKLDAMRAHRSQSEAMMAQMEKDMEDPETKKKIEKMLTTERFWIYSV; this is encoded by the coding sequence ATGGAACACATGTTAGTGGTCTTCCCGCATCCAGATGATGAGACATTTGGCAAAGCGGGCACGATCGCACGCTATACGAAAGCGGGAACGAAAGTGACCTTGATTTGCGGAACGCTAGGTCAATTAGGGCGAAATATGGGAAAGCCTTTTTTTGCAAATCGTGAAACGCTGCCAACTATTCGCGAAAAAGAACTACGTGATGCTTGTCGAGTTCTTGGCATTGAAGACCTGCGGTTATTAGGTTTGCGCGATAAAACGGTCGAATTTGAAGATCCAGAAAAGATCGCTGATCAGATTGAAGCAGTCATTCGAGAAGTACATCCAACGATTGTGATGACCTACTATCCAGAACATGGCGTGCATCCAGATCACGATGGTCTTTCTGCTGCGACAGTGATTGCTGTGAAACGCATCCCACCTGAACAAAGACCTGTCATCTATGGCTCTGCTGTCACCAATCACGCAGAAGAATTTCTTGGAAAACCAGATATTGTCAATGACATAACCGATGTATTAGATATTAAACTGGATGCTATGCGTGCACACCGTTCACAATCTGAAGCCATGATGGCACAGATGGAGAAAGACATGGAAGATCCAGAAACCAAGAAAAAGATTGAAAAAATGCTGACGACTGAACGTTTTTGGATTTACTCTGTCTAA